The following proteins come from a genomic window of Acidimicrobiales bacterium:
- a CDS encoding ATP-binding protein, producing the protein MTGTGTRGRLYGKNVLEGVFRASPDEDLFLGELLVAVDDVTGRRYLFRVVDVTYGTEHREPGWAERVAGTLLADDARGEPGAHPVYEQERRTYRVAECRCLGYLTPDGQAFRKPKSLPTQFSRVVAPEATDFEFLRTRMGDLSVGCLRSGETVVDFEVGIPGASLATHVGIFATTGMGKSNLMRVLAGQVLQANGRYGLLLVDPHGEYRTALGRHPWAAQSLRVYAARRLPTTSTLRISLSELTVDDLRTAYEWSRPQEEALFELERHYRTPGLTWLLDFAQVDDLPAFRDMDLGNRVALNTLQVVHRRARRIVDLPCIATDPNVSTGAAIVRDLSQGKVVLCDVSGLGSTEEVLVASFLARRVLEHWAAAYLDDPGLHERLPVVCVVLEEAQRVLSSSRDRESNVFPRLAREGRKFKVGLCAVTQQPKLLDSELLSQFNTFFVLGLADEKDRSILRSSSKQDLSALGPEIQSLMPGECLLANLEAPFAVPARIHLYDDVVRSVAPPAAPPPEARPHVAALVD; encoded by the coding sequence GTGACGGGCACGGGGACGCGCGGCCGGCTCTACGGCAAGAACGTCCTGGAGGGCGTGTTCCGGGCGTCGCCCGACGAGGACCTGTTCCTCGGCGAGCTGCTGGTGGCGGTGGACGACGTGACCGGCCGGCGGTACCTGTTCCGGGTGGTGGACGTCACCTACGGCACCGAGCACCGCGAGCCCGGCTGGGCCGAGCGGGTGGCGGGCACCCTGCTGGCCGACGACGCCCGGGGCGAGCCCGGCGCCCACCCCGTCTACGAGCAGGAGCGCCGCACCTACCGGGTGGCCGAGTGCCGGTGCCTCGGCTACCTCACGCCCGACGGGCAGGCGTTCCGCAAGCCCAAGAGCCTGCCCACCCAGTTCTCCCGCGTCGTCGCCCCCGAGGCCACCGACTTCGAGTTCCTGCGCACCCGCATGGGCGACCTGTCGGTGGGCTGCCTGCGCAGCGGCGAGACGGTCGTGGACTTCGAGGTCGGCATCCCGGGCGCCAGCCTGGCCACCCACGTCGGCATCTTCGCCACCACCGGCATGGGCAAGTCGAACCTCATGCGCGTGCTGGCCGGCCAGGTGCTCCAGGCCAACGGCCGCTACGGGCTGCTGCTGGTCGACCCCCACGGGGAGTACCGCACCGCCCTGGGCCGCCACCCGTGGGCGGCGCAGTCGCTGCGGGTCTACGCCGCCCGCCGCCTGCCCACCACGTCCACGCTCCGCATCAGCCTGTCCGAGCTCACGGTGGACGACCTGCGCACGGCCTACGAGTGGAGCCGCCCCCAGGAGGAGGCGCTGTTCGAGCTGGAGCGCCACTACCGCACGCCCGGCCTCACCTGGCTGCTGGACTTCGCCCAGGTGGACGACCTGCCGGCGTTCCGCGACATGGACCTGGGCAACCGGGTCGCCCTCAACACCCTCCAGGTCGTGCACCGCCGCGCCCGCCGCATCGTCGACCTGCCGTGCATCGCCACCGACCCCAACGTGTCCACCGGCGCCGCCATCGTGCGCGACCTGTCGCAGGGCAAGGTCGTGCTGTGCGACGTCAGCGGGCTGGGCTCCACCGAGGAGGTGCTGGTGGCGTCGTTCCTGGCCCGCCGGGTGCTCGAGCACTGGGCGGCCGCCTACCTCGACGACCCCGGGCTGCACGAGCGACTCCCGGTCGTGTGCGTGGTGCTGGAGGAGGCGCAGCGGGTGCTGTCGTCGAGCCGGGACCGGGAGTCGAACGTGTTCCCCCGGCTCGCCCGCGAGGGGCGCAAGTTCAAGGTCGGGCTGTGCGCCGTCACCCAGCAGCCCAAGCTGTTGGACAGCGAGCTGCTCAGCCAGTTCAACACCTTCTTCGTCCTGGGCCTGGCCGACGAGAAGGACCGGAGCATCCTGCGGTCGTCGTCCAAGCAGGACCTGTCCGCCCTCGGTCCCGAGATCCAGAGCCTCATGCCCGGCGAGTGCCTGCTCGCCAACCTGGAGGCGCCGTTCGCGGTGCCGGCCCGGATCCACCTCTACGACGACGTGGTGCGCTCGGTGGCGCCGCCGGCGGCACCGCCCCCCGAGGCGCGGCCCCACGTGGCCGCGCTGGTGGACTGA
- a CDS encoding DNA repair exonuclease, which yields MRVAALGDAHLGRSYYGFTTPEGVNRRERDFEESFEAAVDLALAQEPDLVVWLGDVFDHPRPTYRSFRIAQRALTRMREHGVRVALITGNHDTPRLPGTGSPYSALADMFPELSFAHRLGYERFDLPGLVVHAVPQMLTVESTLEALAEADRGRSLDKSNLLLTHPRITQVEPRYSDINEIEVDASLLRSDFVLLGHYHFHTKVAEGIWYAGSTDTFSFADDPDKPKGILVLDTDTGECRHVPVPGRRPLVTLPTVAALGLSPSELEAQVLERAATVPEGAVARLYLDGVDPEAYRLLDLDAVREAAGAALYLKVEPVFGGVDVPVELPDLGSMGGRWHRYLDGQDLTGFDRDRIKALGDAYLSNAVESAG from the coding sequence ATGCGCGTCGCCGCCCTGGGCGACGCCCACCTCGGGCGCTCCTACTACGGGTTCACCACACCCGAGGGGGTGAACCGGCGCGAGCGCGACTTCGAGGAGTCGTTCGAGGCCGCGGTCGACCTGGCGCTGGCCCAGGAGCCCGACCTGGTCGTGTGGCTGGGCGACGTGTTCGACCACCCGCGTCCCACCTACCGCTCGTTCCGCATCGCCCAGCGGGCCCTCACCCGGATGCGCGAGCACGGCGTGCGGGTGGCGCTCATCACCGGCAACCACGACACGCCCCGGCTGCCCGGCACCGGCAGTCCCTACTCGGCGCTGGCCGACATGTTCCCCGAGCTCTCCTTCGCCCACCGGCTCGGGTACGAGCGCTTCGACCTGCCCGGCCTGGTGGTGCACGCCGTGCCCCAGATGCTCACCGTCGAGTCGACGCTGGAGGCGCTGGCCGAGGCCGACCGGGGCCGCAGCCTCGACAAGTCGAACCTGCTCCTCACCCACCCCCGCATCACCCAGGTGGAGCCCCGGTACTCCGACATCAACGAGATCGAGGTCGACGCGTCGCTGCTGCGCTCCGACTTCGTGCTGCTCGGCCACTACCACTTCCACACCAAGGTGGCCGAGGGGATCTGGTACGCCGGCTCCACCGACACGTTCAGCTTCGCCGACGACCCCGACAAGCCCAAGGGCATCCTCGTCCTCGACACCGACACGGGCGAGTGCCGCCACGTGCCCGTCCCCGGCCGGCGCCCGCTGGTGACCCTCCCCACGGTGGCGGCCCTCGGCCTGTCGCCCTCGGAGCTGGAGGCCCAGGTGCTCGAGCGGGCCGCCACCGTCCCCGAGGGTGCGGTGGCCCGGCTGTACCTCGACGGCGTGGACCCCGAGGCCTACCGCCTGCTGGACCTCGACGCCGTGCGAGAGGCGGCCGGCGCCGCCCTCTACCTGAAGGTGGAGCCCGTGTTCGGCGGGGTCGACGTCCCCGTGGAGCTGCCCGACCTGGGCTCCATGGGCGGGCGCTGGCACCGCTACCTCGACGGCCAGGACCTCACCGGCTTCGACCGCGACCGCATCAAGGCCCTGGGCGACGCCTACCTGTCGAACGCCGTGGAGTCGGCGGGGTGA
- a CDS encoding SMC family ATPase, which translates to MLVKRIGLRNYRVYEKPLDLEVPPGLVGIYGANGAGKSYLVESLLFALWGRSRTSIPDVRTTGVGGDCVAEVEFEHEGHLYVVRRTVTGVNSTVRASAYADGRQMAEGVRDTSRYVHSILGMDDAAFRSSVFAEQKQIAAFSVQRPQQRKDLVLKLLGVMPLDTARDDARRDARAARERLEGLTAVLPDVEQLRHEADDAEAAAEATAREAATEEQVAAAARARLATAEERLDEVEELRRRHDAVVADGQAVRGEHDTVARQVAALAAERAELATAGERLAGVEAEAAGLEEREEDLRRLRAAAAATAAVEATAVPGEAAPPDEEACEAARVAAEQAANRLAAVDGELAAATAELARARQAAERSDALSGEAECPLCGQALGDTFGRVQEHRAADVAEGEARVEALTARRRELLAQADKDRAEAAAAARRLDEARRAWSALEQARARRAHAESALAEAVIALGRPFRPDDVAAAAASVDAGRRAAREADRLRARLERAPAVAARHDDEVARLAVLAARLEELRAAARALGYRPEALDAARTARDAAARAAEDASKVAHDARVEAAQARVRADAAARRLADAEEQHAGQAALREESRHLGRVADLLSGFRNGVVSTVGPRLAAQAADLFAELTDHEYDRLELDPESYEIQIRDRGRAHGMQRFSGSETDLANLAVRVAISEHVRLLSGGTVGLLVLDEVFGPLDEDRKARMLAALERLKGRFRQVLVVTHDESIKAELPHAIEVVKQPGRRATARVLNA; encoded by the coding sequence GTGCTGGTGAAGCGGATCGGGCTGCGTAACTACCGGGTGTACGAGAAGCCGCTGGACCTGGAGGTCCCGCCCGGGCTGGTCGGCATCTACGGCGCCAACGGGGCGGGCAAGAGCTACCTCGTCGAGTCCCTGCTGTTCGCCCTCTGGGGCCGCAGCCGCACGTCGATCCCCGACGTGCGCACCACCGGCGTGGGCGGGGACTGCGTGGCCGAGGTGGAGTTCGAGCACGAGGGCCACCTGTACGTGGTCCGCCGCACCGTCACCGGCGTCAACTCGACGGTACGGGCGTCGGCCTACGCCGACGGCCGGCAGATGGCGGAGGGCGTGCGCGACACCAGCCGCTACGTCCACTCGATCCTGGGCATGGACGACGCCGCCTTCCGCTCGTCGGTGTTCGCCGAGCAGAAGCAGATCGCCGCCTTCAGCGTCCAGCGCCCCCAGCAGCGCAAGGACCTGGTGCTCAAGTTGCTGGGCGTCATGCCCCTCGACACGGCGCGGGACGACGCCCGCAGGGACGCCCGCGCCGCCCGAGAGCGGTTGGAGGGCCTCACCGCCGTGCTGCCCGACGTCGAGCAGCTGCGGCACGAGGCCGACGATGCGGAGGCTGCCGCCGAGGCCACCGCTCGCGAGGCGGCCACCGAGGAGCAGGTCGCCGCCGCCGCCCGGGCCCGGCTGGCGACCGCCGAGGAGCGGCTCGACGAGGTGGAGGAGCTGCGCCGGCGCCACGACGCGGTGGTGGCCGACGGCCAGGCCGTGCGCGGGGAGCACGACACGGTGGCCCGCCAGGTCGCCGCCCTGGCCGCCGAGCGGGCGGAGCTGGCGACGGCCGGCGAGCGGCTGGCCGGCGTGGAGGCGGAGGCGGCCGGCCTGGAGGAGCGGGAGGAGGACCTGCGCCGTCTCCGGGCGGCGGCGGCGGCCACGGCCGCCGTGGAGGCCACCGCGGTCCCCGGCGAGGCGGCGCCGCCGGACGAGGAGGCGTGCGAGGCGGCCCGGGTGGCGGCCGAGCAGGCGGCCAACCGGCTGGCCGCCGTGGACGGGGAGCTGGCCGCCGCCACCGCCGAGCTGGCCCGGGCGCGGCAGGCGGCGGAGCGGTCCGACGCCCTGTCGGGCGAGGCGGAGTGCCCGCTGTGCGGTCAGGCCCTGGGCGACACCTTCGGCAGGGTCCAAGAGCACCGGGCGGCGGACGTGGCCGAGGGGGAGGCGCGCGTCGAGGCCCTCACCGCCCGGCGCCGGGAGCTGTTGGCGCAGGCGGACAAGGACCGGGCCGAGGCGGCGGCGGCGGCCCGCCGGCTCGACGAGGCCCGCCGGGCATGGTCGGCGCTGGAGCAGGCCCGGGCCCGGCGGGCCCACGCCGAGTCGGCGCTGGCCGAGGCGGTCATCGCCCTGGGCCGCCCGTTCCGCCCGGACGACGTGGCGGCGGCGGCCGCCTCGGTGGACGCCGGGCGCCGGGCGGCCCGGGAGGCCGACCGCCTGCGGGCCCGGCTCGAGCGGGCGCCCGCCGTCGCCGCCCGCCACGACGACGAGGTCGCCCGCCTGGCCGTGCTCGCCGCCCGCCTGGAGGAGCTGCGCGCCGCCGCACGCGCCCTGGGCTACCGGCCCGAGGCTCTCGACGCCGCCCGCACCGCCCGCGACGCCGCGGCCCGGGCGGCCGAGGACGCCTCGAAGGTCGCCCACGACGCGCGGGTGGAAGCGGCCCAGGCCAGGGTCAGGGCCGACGCCGCCGCCCGCCGGTTGGCCGACGCCGAGGAGCAGCACGCCGGCCAGGCCGCGTTGCGGGAGGAGAGCCGCCACCTGGGCCGGGTGGCCGACCTGCTGTCGGGGTTCCGCAACGGCGTCGTGTCCACTGTCGGCCCCCGCCTGGCCGCCCAGGCCGCCGACCTGTTCGCCGAGCTCACCGACCACGAGTACGACCGCCTCGAGCTCGATCCCGAGTCGTACGAGATCCAGATCCGCGACCGCGGCCGGGCCCACGGCATGCAGCGGTTCTCCGGGTCGGAGACCGACCTGGCCAACCTGGCCGTGCGGGTCGCCATCAGCGAGCACGTCCGCCTGCTCTCGGGCGGCACCGTCGGACTCCTCGTGCTCGACGAGGTGTTCGGCCCCCTCGACGAGGACCGCAAGGCGCGCATGCTGGCCGCCCTCGAACGGCTGAAGGGGCGGTTCCGCCAGGTCCTGGTCGTCACCCACGACGAGAGCATCAAGGCCGAGCTGCCCCACGCCATCGAGGTCGTCAAGCAGCCCGGCCGACGGGCCACCGCCCGTGTCCTCAACGCCTGA